A window of Eriocheir sinensis breed Jianghai 21 chromosome 67, ASM2467909v1, whole genome shotgun sequence genomic DNA:
agAGGTAGCATGGGCCAAGGAAGAGTCATGTACCACGGTatccaccataaataaaattcgcctgcgtcacCAACGGGGTGGGGTCAACAAAGAGACCCTTGAAGAAAGCCCACCGGCGTTATAGGCAGcgccaaaaaataaataaataaatcaatgcATCGTCATATCAATGAGAGTCAAGAAGCAATCCACATAGCAACGACTCACATCAGTGCTAACATTCGCCTAaatcaggggttcccaaccttttcgttcctctgtaccccttgggcattttcataggttcccgtgtacccctaaaaatttaggataaaaaacgatgaaattgtaatattttgatattattttataatgaaatatgtatgtgtagaccgatgatataatttaaataacagttttgcttactaaaataaagaaattgaaaaaaaaaaacgacatagtgcaatttgaatgcagattacaacatcatgtattgtacagtagtgattattctctcggaccctgtgccccaggttgggaacccctgtccTAAATATTGGTGTGTTGGgtgccagcacacacacacacttgctatcAAAAGTGACGCGCGCTCGGCTTGGGGCGCCACTGTTCCCCCAGTTACTAGTTTTCCATTGGGGAGTGCGTAAGTGTCCTCTCTTTACTGTATACTCTttggcagtagtagcagtagtagtggtggcagaggtagtagtagtagtagtggcagaggtagcagtagtagtataaatagtagaagtagcagcagcagcagtatagCAATGATAAGAAGAGCAATAGTGTGCTAGTAGttgttagtttttgtttatttatatatttttttcctcttttattttacctcctcctcctccttctcctcctcctcctccccctcctattcctcgtcttccttctattcctcatcctcctcatcctcatcctcgtcctcctattcctcgtcctcctattcctcgtcctcctcctcttcgtcctcctattccacgtcctcctattcctcgtcctcctattcctcgtcctcctcctcttcgtcctcctattccacgtcctcctattcctcgtcctcctattcctcgtcctcctcctcctcgtcctcctattccaCGTCCTCCTATTCCAcgtcctcctattcctcgtcctcctattcctcgtcctcctcctcctcctcgtcctcgtcctgctGCTTCACCTCACGCAGACATGAAGTCACCAGCAGAGGACATGGCGTTGCTGGGGTCCTGCTCCCACTCCATCATGACTGTGGGTTCCTACGGGTTCTGGGCATCGTTCTTCGCGGGCGGGGAAGTCGTGTACCCGCTGGGCGTCAACTGTACTGTGACGCCCTTCGTTCACCCCGACACTCTGGGCCCGCGAGGCTACGAGAACTTCAAGCCCTTCGATATGGACGGCGGCGGTCCATTGTAGGGCAGGGCGTGGTGTGGAGGGCTGTGGTGTGTTGGGTGTAGCGTAAaagtaaattattattattattattattattattattattattattattattattattattattattattattatgattgttattactattattattatcatcattattatcatcttttttgAGATCCATGACAAGccatgaagggaagaaaacaaatagaCCCAAACAGAGTCCCCTCGATGAGCAGACGTGGACATGAAAAATGCAAGACACTgacaggaagaagaatggagaaatagGGTGACAAAAACAAGTGGTCAGCGGCCGGACGTGGtgatcatttattttctctcgtttaataACAAATATAAACAACGAGAATGGTCATCTGTATTTTTATGAACAATAATATCaatgtattgaagtgtaattgttacaagtcccaaaGAAACACGTAGTTTATGATAATGGAAAGAATAGTTAAAGCCTCGTAGGCCCAAAGACTTAGTCGGCGGTGACACCTGGTAAGGATGAATATACCCCATCGTGGACTTGGTATATACATGTCTCATACTCGTTATCTTGCCCGTAACTAAACGGCCCGCCCACTGGCAACCTGCCAGCCTCAGTGGCTCGCAGCCCGTCGCTTAGTGTGCAGTGCGGCTGGACAAACAACGTGCAGGCAACGTACACAATATAAACTATGTACTTAGGTTTATTAGGCCCATCTTTGTTATTACATGTATTTTTAAATTTCAGCCGCTAATAACGGTCTTTTGGCACCAACGGATTAAGCCCCCCAATTAGTTCCTTGTAACGAGTGCTTACtgtatacataatatatatatatatatatatatagatatatatatatatatatatatatatatatatatatatatatatatatatatatatatatatatatatatatatatatatatatatatatatatatatatatatatatatatatatatatatatatatatatatataaaagcagcAATAATGATTGTTACACAGTGCTGGCTTCTTGAAGCTCTTTCCGCTACGTCTAGTGGTCGTGCCGCAGACACTGCCGTGTGGACGGGAATACAAGTTTGCCCGCGGACTAGGCCTTGTGAAGGGGCAGAGCCCACCAGGAAGTGTTAGATTTTAAGCGCGTGGCCTCAAGGGTGTAACCACACTTTTCGTCGGCCGTTTTATATCATTAATATGTCTTTCACAAAGTCACGTAATGTCcttttgtgtgtgttagtgaacAAAACTGTAGAAGCTGTATGCATTAAAGGGTCGTCAGTAAGATCAGCTCTTTCGCTTTTCATCTTTGAGTTACTTGTATAGTGGCAGGAGGCAACGTCGAGTATGCTGACTCAGCGTAAGAAACATTATTGTAGGGttacttcctccttcccagcAGCATTTGCCCTTGACGACAGCCCCCTAAGGTCATCCAACTAACATGGGACGCGGCCTCACTCCTGTGGGTGGCTGCACAAGAGTGTGGCAGCTAGTCAGAACATCACCTCTTCCGCAGATATCTTCTCTTATATAGCAATGAACGGTGCATTTTGTCAACAAAAGCCACGCGCACCTGTGCTGCGGAATTGCACAGGTGTATGTATAATATTTGGTGAAAAGTAAAATCGTTTGTAACGTGGACTTGTCAGTAGAGCGTGTGGCTTCACGCGTGTTTGTGTACTCGTGGCCAGCAGTTGCATCAACATTGCCTCCCTGAGAAGTGGACTTGACGGTGGTGCGTTGCACGAAGTTGAGGCAGACGCCTGAGGAGCTGCCTCCTGAGATGTGGAGGTGTGGTGAGTGGATCATAGTTTCCTTCCATTACTCCTCACCgtgtcctttcttttcttctttgtcttcttcctccccctcctccaatgTAGTTCTGATATCGGCCGTAGTTGCTTCTCGACCAGTCCTTTCGCcagtggaacaaccttcctgcagaaataGTCAGTGCAAAAACGACCTTTTAGACCCTTTAAAATTGCAGTGATCTGCTGCATCAAGGGTAAACTAAAGGTACCCGGGCGTACGTACTAAAGTGCCTAAATCTCTTCTGTAGGGCACTCAAGTGGCTGACGAAATTATTAGAATCCCTAAAGCAGGCACCTTCATAATGAATCAACAGTATAATTGTTTATAATTATTAAGAAGTTTGCAAGTATCCATTTGTTAAAGCACAACCGATTACGTTTGACTAAGGAGTACTATTCCTCGTTTTACGCTTCATGTAGAGGTTAccctcctcaaagatttatcccctagtatcattaagggaaacgggcccttgtcctaagaCAGCCCGTTtagagtgcaaaaatgctcctTCCCTGcgggggggagcacgggctaagctGATTGGCGGCCCGTAGTaagatgccgacagaccgactcggcgatcgaaatctagccgaccgagccggtccgtcgacgaggactggcgtgtctctgagagGTTACCCTGCCGCCACTAAACTATATATGTCCTGTCTATATAGCTGATCGACCATAtttctgatttatttatttatttgtttgtttctgtctatccacttatctatctaccatctattcatctatctttttcctcctacatTTACCTCATCTGCCTCTATCTGTGTCTCAATCGATTTATGTCTACGTATCTATTTATCTTCATCACTGTCCATCTATCAGCATACCTGTGTCGTGTCGCCCCAGGTGTTCCACTGCCCCGCGGCCAGGGCGGGCGTCGCTGCGTGATGCTGGCGATGATGGCTGTGATGGtgcttttcctccacctcctcgtccaccGCCGCGGTATGCATGTGATCAGTGTGCCTTGAGACGTGTCCAAGTGTTGTCAATGTTTTGTCACACGCAGAGCTTAACGTAAAAATGGCTTTACTGCCCCCCCCtgtaaacttcacatctcctctctcactaaatcagcttcctcgaggttgggcgttctgtaccgtctccgccagttcttctcccccgcacagctgctatccatatacaggggccttgtctgccctcgtatggagtatgcatctcatatgtggatgggctccactcacacagctctcttggacagagtggaggctaaggctctttgtctcatcagctctcctcctcttactaatagtcttcaacctcttaaattccgtcgccatgttgcctctctttttatcttctatcgatattttcacgctgactgctcttctgaacttgttaactgcatgcctcccctcctccctttactgtccatatcccttatgcacgagttaaccagcattttcactctttcatccctcacgctgggaaACTCTGGACGCTGGAactcttcatctgtatttcctcctgcctacgacttgaactctttcaagagaagggtatcaggacacctctcctccctaaattgacctatctttcggccactctccttgacttttgtaggagcagtgcgtagcgggctttttttcattattgtttgctttttttttccttttttttttcttgaactgtttcctctactgtaaaaaaaagctgTGTCTCATTTCTCCTGACAGTGGTAGAGCCCTTCACTTTTCTTCGGCTGCGGAATGGTGTGGTCGAAGATGTGCTTGGTCCAGAGCCTCTGCAGGTCAACCCCCGGGGCCCAGCGACCGCAACTTCACTCTCAGTCACAGCCTGGAAAGGAGACAATGCGACCACTCAAAGCACAACGACCACAACGTCACACCCAACCATGgtcaagaaaggaaacaaggtgACCACTCAAAGTACAACGACCACAACGTCACGCCCAACCACAgtcaagaaaggaaacaaggcgACCACTCAAAGCACAACGACCACAACGTCACAGCCAACCACAgtcaagaaaggaaacaaggcgACCACTCAAAGCACAACGACCACAACGTCACAGCCAACCACAgtcaagaaaggaaacaaggcgACCACTCAAAGCACAACGACCACAACGTCACGCCCAACCACAgtcaagaaaggaagcaagatgaCCACCCGAAGCACAACGACATCAGCGCCACGCCCAGCCACTGTCAATGAAAAAATCAAGGCCACCACCGTGAAGAAGGAAAACCCCTTTAAGAATCAGGTGAGGTTGAGAACTGTTATAGTCGCTTATCTGTGTGGGGCTGACCCACATAGGCCTACACCCCAGCGGCCAGtatcaaatggaaatactatagcagttCACCTCATTTTGCTcattattttaaattatttgtcATTTATTGTCCATGTAGTCGCCTAACATAGTACCCAAAGCGGCTATCGTCTCTAGTCGCCCCTGGACTCAGGAAAGCGCGAGTCCCCAGCTGAGAACTTGGTCTCCATCACACCCCCACGGAGCATTCCTGTGGTGTCTCCAGCCGACTAGCGCACGACTCTTTAGTTCACCCAGCCACTTGCCTCCTGTCAGCTCCCCTGTCCCTAGTTATGACTACCCTGGTGTTGTCCACTCCACTTTTTTCTACATAGAAGGTTTGCCCCGGAGGCTCAGTTGCATCTCGCTTTGTGAGAGTTGCAACAAGAGAGGAAGTTTGAGGGGAAGTTGCAATAgagagtggagatggaggagaggaagttaCAGTACGAGGTGGTGGAGCGGTAGAGGCAGCATGAACTGGAAAAGCCCCGATTCATTCGTTATTACTTCAggcactaccactaccactaacatcaTAACATCAAACCCATAATATCaaaccctttccctcttcttgacACGCAGGTCCTCCTTACTAAATGGCCCCCGAAGGTAAATTATCCCCTGATGATGTTCAACAATAAGGGTCGCCTCGGGAATCGCCTCAACTCGTACGCAACCTCCCTAAGATTCCAAGCCGTGCACAAAGGGAACGCAACGGTCGCCACCTCAAGAGACACCGTGCAGCGACTCATGGAACTCCTGGACCCCACCTACCTCCCCCTGCCCgtcgtgggtgagagagagagagagagagagagagagagagagagagagagagagagagagagagagagagagagagagtttttgtgtTTGAAAGTCAGAGCACGTGGGTGAGGGATGGatgaagtgtgtttgtgtgtgtgtgtgtgtgtgtgtgtttcatcatggtctgatcacgctctGAACTCGCGATCGCCAGACAACTCCATTTTAGCTTGTCTCAATTGACGGATTTTTGGGTACGGCTTCAACCTcgcatcacacccacacacacccgggaggcgggactCAACGCTGACAGACACCCGGTACCCAGTTGCTGCGGGGTGGACAGGGGACACTGCTTAATTTCTCACTCAAGTTGCAAATAAAGTCACATAACAACGAAGGCTCTAATACGGAGCAAACCTAGCCTACAcgatcctcttcctcgtcttccttacaGAGAACAGCCTGGTGAGCAAAGCACTGGAGAAGAAAACGTTTGTGTTAGTGAGTCCGAACTGGGGGAAGTCCGACTTTGTGACCCACCTCGAGCCCACTTTCCAGAAGGCCGAGGAGGAGTTCCGAAAGAACCACGAACCGAAGTTGTACTCTTTGGAAGGTGggttttgaggagagagagagagagagagagagagagagagagagaggagttttgATTATAAAGTTTCTGTAACAAGATTTTTGATATTGCTGCGTTCCGTTTCATCTTTTCATGTACATATTAACCTCACTACGTGCTCCTTCTAATTCATTTGTAAGTtttgtttctatctttttttttccactgtcTATTTTTGGCAGTAAATTTGAACGTAAAAGTGAGGAGCTGTACTAAACTATTATGCTTTTTCTTCAAGGCTGTGTCGCTTTGAAACTGTTCCTATGTTGCTCCCCTTCTGTCCAGCGGTATTTAATTAACCTTTTCTTGGGATTACTTTACTGTCAGTCTATCTTCAACGAGGAACTTTTCAAATAACAATATCTTGCTTCTTATCCTTTGTCCTGCCAATCCCAGCATCGTTGTTGGTCCTGTCTTCCCTAGCCTTCTTTACCTCACATTCTTCTCTCTGCGATATTTGCTACTTGTGACTTGTCCCCTTATTAATTTTATCTAAGGTAATCCATCACATTCTTATGCTATGCTCCGGGGTACCTCACACTCTTCTCTGTGATGTTTGCTACTTGtccctctatttattttctcgaAGTTAATCCATCACATTCTTATGCTATGCTCCGGGGTACCTCACACTCTTCTCTGTGATGTTTGCTACTTgtccctctattttttttgtgGAAGTTAATACATTACATTCTTTTGCTATGCTCCGGGATTCTTCAGCTTCCCTACAGACACACTACACCGCATCTTCGGGTTCTCTATTTCTTCCGTGCCAGCTGCCCTTCAATTTGCTCGTTTTCTATAATACTCCAGAAAGTTTTTAAGGCTAGCTAAGACTGATTACTGGTGCTCTGATGTCCCTGTTTGTTCCTTACGgcacttctcttcctcaccaggATTCCCCAACCGTATGTGGCTGCTCGCAGGGCACCACGACACCATCCGCGCCGCCTTCAGGATCGGAGAAGACCTGAGGCAGAAGGTTTGGGCTCGGCAGTGGCCAGCATTCGTCCTCCTTTAAAATTTCTGCTTCTGCTCCTGTTGgtgctactactacatctaccaccaccaataataataataataataataataataataataataataataataatacaattctTCTGTTTCTACTGCTATTTAACTAATAtttttactacttctgctactactactactactactacaactattactactactactactacttctactactactgtttgattactactactactactattactactgctcttactattactactactaccaccaccactactactactactactactactactgctgcttctgctgctgctgctaacaaCATCAGCACTACAATTATTCGTAGTAATAGttatgacaatgataataatgtgaTGATTtcaactaaagaaaaaacaaaacaaaaaacaagtagCAGGAACATTACCTTATCCTAcgctacctttccttaccttactttaattTACCCCTTATTTTCATAGTCTACCTAGCTTGTCCTATCTCCAGCTACCAGCACTCTatctctaccttctttccttcgttcatctttccctcattcattttctttcatccatcttctttccctcgtccatcttctttcctttcattttcctttaatcTCCACCATCTTTCCCTCAttcgtcttctttcctccattcccttttcatctcttccatcgttcccatcttcatcttcttcccttcattccccttcccgcCAGGCCGCACGGTTCCTGGAGGGGGTGCGGCAGAAGAGAGGGCGTCGAGACATCACCTTCGTCGGCTTCCACATTCGGTGGGCGGAGTACACGCAAATGATAAAGGTACACGTTGAGCCAGGTCTAATCGTCTTATCTTTTGTTCTTTTAATGGAGCACCGAGTTTTCGTGTTTTGTGTAATATTTAACTGTATTCGTTGTTCAGCGCGCGTTGAGATTCATATAGGTCTCCATCAGCCAGTTAGTTATTTCGGTGGGTAGGCTGGGTTTCCACTATGCCGTTTTGACGGTAGCCGTCATCTTTTATGACGTCACGAACCTCCTCGTGTTaaaaagccccgttcacactgtgccgacactgggccacgacaacccagcgattcGGGgcatacgaggtcttgggtgtgaaatattgatgtgaaagggtctcACGTGGTCGGAAAAAGGCCTAGAAACGATCGCCGCATGCtgattcggcacagtgtgaagggggcctataAAAGTctttgggttgtcgtggcccagagtcggcacaatgtgaaTAGGGTTTTAGTGTTATTCCTAACCGCACCAACAGAATCCCTGAATGTCGTGGCCTTCTTTTCAATGTGAGGGCCGACTAGCTCCAGAAGGTCACCGAAGGTGGCTGGGGTCATCCGATAAGCTGCGTGGACACCTTATGACTACCACGAAGCGGCCTCTCCAGACACAGTTGGCGTGTCCAGAACCTTCGCCTCTTCCTAGCTGGCCTGTCCTCTGGTCCAGCAGCAAGTACAAAGGCAGCAATCAAGAAGTCGATGTCGTCCATGCGGTCCAGGTTTTCTTTGTCAACAAGCGTCGTGACGGGCAGACGACATCCACTTCCTCTGCGCCGAGCGATCTCCGTTTTTGTGGCGTAATTTTGGCGTCTTTAATTAACGTTGACGGCcaccgtcaaaacggaatagtgggaacccgcCATTAGTAATAGACCATAAGCATCGACTTTTCTCCTGATCTTCTTATACAGTTATTCCTTGGATCTCGCTTTGTGACACACCTTTACTTCATGGTCACACTTTCCTAACACCAATACCTCGGTTcacttatctgtctatctaccaacAGATCTACCTGTCTTTATCCATGTACGATCCTTTTAATAATGcctaaaggaatggaaaagagtgGGAGAGCACAAATAATTAGAAATACTACTGCATTCACTACACATCTATCGCTCACAGTCTTCAAAACGTCTATAATTGCACTTTGCAACATTTTTCCAGCACTGTTATTTATGCTTAACACAGCTGTACTTACCATTCCCCGCCATCACTAATTCTACCTATTTTATTTGTGTTCCAGACCTGTACAAGTGCATTCAGTACCCATTTCATTCTCACTCTTCAGATATTCTTTTCGTATCTTAAGAACAACCATTTCTTATATACTTGTCTCTCATAGCTTTTACATCTTCCTCCGAACCACTACAGGTGCTTTCATAATATTTTCGTCCCTCGTCTTTCTCAGAACTTCAACAGTCCACTTATTACTAACTTTTATCTGGAAAGTTAAGCACCTCTCTTCAAACCACTACGTTGCCTTAACAGCTCATGTATAACTTCATTTGTTCCCCTTTATGACTTCTACGTTCTCATCAGAGCCTCAACAACTGCTACACCACTTGCTGCTATTCTCAAAACATCTTCAGTTCCACATGCTGACTAaatcttcctcacttttctcttaTATCTTCTACGTCTTCCTTGCTCCAGTGGCACATAcaacatccttctctttctctcatcatcTGCATACACCACATCTTCCCCTCCTGCCATTCTCAAAACTTCCTCTTCAGTTACGCACACCTAAatcattctcatttttctcttataattcctGCGTCTTCTTCAGATAACTCCAGTGGCATAAACACTCGTATAcatctctctcgtttctctcagACGTACTACAAGTGCAGTGTGCCGGGCCCTGCGTACTACGAGTCGGCTCTGAACTATTACCGCGACAAGCTCCAGAACCCGGTCTTCGTGGTGGCCTCCGACAGCCCGACCTACGCACGGCAACACCTGGGAGGCAACAAAGATGTCGAGTTTTCAGGTAATTAATTAGTCTTGTTATACGCGCacgtatgacacacacacacacacacacacacacacacacacacacacgcacacacgcacacgcacacgcacacgcacgcactcactctctctctctctctctctctctctctctctctctctctctctctctatatatatatatatatatatatatatatatattttttttttttttttttacaccctaCAACCTACAAGtggttaaaaaaaagaatatgcgtTGGTAGCAGTTTTAGATGAGCCACAGTCGGAGGCCGTGCATCAAGTAGACAGAGAATTATGAGCTGTCCGCGACCACATACACTCAGGTACATCTGTCAATGACGAGTGACACGTGTGTTAACCTTTGCCTATATTAAAATATTGCTGCGTTGGGTGCCAGCACGTACAGTTGCTACCAAAAGTTACGCGCTATCCGCTTGGGGCGCCACTTGTCCCTCTGTTACAAGTTTTCCACAGGGGAGCGCGGGAGTGTCCTCTCTTTACTATATACTctggaagtagcagtagtagtagtagtagtagtagtagtagtagtaaagataggAGAAACAATAGAGTtctagtagtttttttttctttttaagtttacttaatttcttctttcctcatttttatttttgctcccctcctcctcctcctcgtcctcgtcctcctcctcgtcttgctgcTCCACCTTACGCAGACATGAAGACTGCGGCAGAGGACATGGCGTTGCTGGGGTCCTGCTCCCACTCTGTCATGACTGTGGGTTCCTACGGGTTCTGGGCATCGTTCTTCGCGGGCGGGGAAGTCGTGTACCCGCTTGGCGTCAACTGTACTGTGACGCCCTTCGTACACCCCGACACTCTGGGCCCGCGAGGCTACGAGAACTTCAAGCCCTTCGATATGGACGGCGGCGGGCCAGTGTAGGGCAGGGCGTGGTGTGGAGGGTGTGGCGTGTTGGGTGTGGCGTAAaagtaaattattattattaatattattattattggtattatttttattattattattattggtattattattattattattattattattggtattattattattattattattattattattattattattattattattattattattattattatcaatattattattattatctttttttttttttgagatccATGACAAGccacgaaggaaagaaaacaagtagACTCAAACAGAGTCCCCTCGATGAGCAGACGTGGATATGAAAGATGAAAGACactgacaggaagaagaagaatggagaaatagGGTGACAAAAACAAGTGGTCAGCGGCCGGACGTGTAGATTTTGGTCATCCCGAGCACCCGGGTTCAAGTATCAGCACAAGGCGCTAACAGTGTTCAACAATTGCCAGGTGTCGGAAGATTGCCCATCACTCCTAACCTCAGCGTCTACGATCCAGAGTACCGGCGAGGGACAGTATGAACCAGGCTTATCATATAATTATCACGTCAGCCATTTGAATTAgaactcgcctgcgccactaacgggccggGGCCATCCACCATTCTCTCAAGAGAGCATACCGGGGCTAAAGGCAGCACATAAGAAGAAAATATTTGTGTTAATGGGGCCTGATGCACTTATATCCGTCAGCATGGGACATTTCTGTACTGCTCAGACAACAGAGTATTTTATAGAAACCTTTGATCAAACTCCCCGAGGCAAGTACCAACAGGGTAATAATAATCTCCATGGGCGGGAGTTGCCGTGCTCACCGGGATCCTCAAAACAGGAGGCTGTGGAAGAACTACTGAAAAAGAACTTATGATCTTTTTttgtgcaagttttttttttacgtcgcggcctatagcgccggtaggcttcttcccggtggggcctgatggtcggcccagcccgttctggcgcaggcgagtgtttatagtggccccatcttgcattggctcatgctgccctcccggagctcatctttaatcctagagtccggattgataggtggtcttctggacagcatgtgggtagttttaagccactcggcggcggctgaaaaatcccagcttggtggcaccgggcggggattgaattcgcgtcctcctgaacgcggtgctgttactctgtcgattcagccaccgcctccccaacgacacttgacaacgttgtactccaacgttgtcaagtgtcgtgatatttatacaaaatctttgttattatcataaaaaaacgaaacaatcttaacactatgaccttattggattaccCAATTATTTAAttgaattcatttaaaggtagtaaatagctgacatatgagaggaagcgagaggtgttgaaagtgtgtggcaaggtgcggggcttaactgaccccgcagccgccacacaccacccgccagtttctcgtggaaatactatattCGTGCCGCAGACACTGGCGTGTGGACGGAAATATAAGTTTACCCGCGGACTAGGCCTTGTGAAGGGGCAGAGCCCACCAGGTAGTGCTAGGTTCTATGGGCGTGGCCCAAAGGGTGTAACCACATTTTGCATCGGGCTTTTTATATCAGTAATGTGTCTTTCACAAAGTCACGTAATTTCCTTTTAGTGTGTGTTGTCAAGACTGTAGAAGCTGCAGACATTGAAGGATCATCAGTAAGATCAGCTCTTTCGCTTTTCATCTTTAAGTAACTTGTGTAATTGTGTAAAGCACCGTCGGGTATTCTGACTCGGGTAATAGACAATACAGTGAGCTAACTTCCTCCTTCCCGGCATCTGCTTTGGTATTTAGCTGATGTGCTTGACGACAGGCTAAGGTCATCCAG
This region includes:
- the LOC126988037 gene encoding uncharacterized protein LOC126988037 isoform X16, whose translation is MWRCGVPLPRGQGGRRCVMLAMMAVMVLFLHLLVHRRVVEPFTFLRLRNGVVEDVLGPEPLQVNPRGPATATSLSVTAWKGDNATTQSTTTTTSHPTMVKKGNKVTTQSTTTTTSRPTTVKKGNKATTQSTTTTTSQPTTVKKGNKATTQSTTTTTSQPTTVKKGNKATTQSTTTTTSRPTTVKKGSKMTTRSTTTSAPRPATVNEKIKATTVKKENPFKNQVLLTKWPPKVNYPLMMFNNKGRLGNRLNSYATSLRFQAVHKGNATVATSRDTVQRLMELLDPTYLPLPVVENSLVSKALEKKTFVLVSPNWGKSDFVTHLEPTFQKAEEEFRKNHEPKLYSLEGFPNRMWLLAGHHDTIRAAFRIGEDLRQKAARFLEGVRQKRGRRDITFVGFHIRWAEYTQMIKTYYKCSVPGPAYYESALNYYRDKLQNPVFVVASDSPTYARQHLGGNKDVEFSDMKTAAEDMALLGSCSHSVMTVGSYGFWASFFAGGEVVYPLGVNCTVTPFVHPDTLGPRGYENFKPFDMDGGGPV
- the LOC126988037 gene encoding uncharacterized protein LOC126988037 isoform X13 — protein: MWRCGVPLPRGQGGRRCVMLAMMAVMVLFLHLLVHRRVVEPFTFLRLRNGVVEDVLGPEPLQVNPRGPATATSLSVTAWKGDNATTQSTTTTTSHPTMVKKGNKVTTQSTTTTTSRPTTVKKGNKATTQSTTTTTSQPTTVKKGNKATTQSTTTTTSQPTTVKKGNKATTQSTTTTTSRPTTVKKGSKMTTRSTTTSAPRPATVNEKIKATTVKKENPFKNQVLLTKWPPKVNYPLMMFNNKGRLGNRLNSYATSLRFQAVHKGNATVATSRDTVQRLMELLDPTYLPLPVVENSLVSKALEKKTFVLVSPNWGKSDFVTHLEPTFQKAEEEFRKNHEPKLYSLEGFPNRMWLLAGHHDTIRAAFRIGEDLRQKAARFLEGVRQKRGRRDITFVGFHIRWAEYTQMIKTYYKCSVPGPAYYESALNYYRDKLQNPVFVVASDSPTYARQHLGGNKDVEFSDMKTAAEDMALLGSCSHSVMTVGSYGFWASFFAGGEVVYPLGVNCTVTPFVHPDTLGPRGYENFKPFDMDGGGPV
- the LOC126988037 gene encoding uncharacterized protein LOC126988037 isoform X17, which gives rise to MWRCGVPLPRGQGGRRCVMLAMMAVMVLFLHLLVHRRVVEPFTFLRLRNGVVEDVLGPEPLQVNPRGPATATSLSVTAWKGDNATTQSTTTTTSHPTMVKKGNKVTTQSTTTTTSRPTTVKKGNKATTQSTTTTTSQPTTVKKGNKATTQSTTTTTSQPTTVKKGNKATTQSTTTTTSRPTTVKKGSKMTTRSTTTSAPRPATVNEKIKATTVKKENPFKNQVLLTKWPPKVNYPLMMFNNKGRLGNRLNSYATSLRFQAVHKGNATVATSRDTVQRLMELLDPTYLPLPVVENSLVSKALEKKTFVLVSPNWGKSDFVTHLEPTFQKAEEEFRKNHEPKLYSLEGFPNRMWLLAGHHDTIRAAFRIGEDLRQKAARFLEGVRQKRGRRDITFVGFHIRWAEYTQMIKTYYKCSVPGPAYYESALNYYRDKLQNPVFVVASDSPTYARQHLGGNKDVEFSDMKTAAEDMALLGSCSHSVMTVGSYGFWASFFAGGEVVYPLGVNCTVTPFVHPDTLGPRGYENFKPFDMDGGGPV